One genomic region from Sulfurimonas sp. hsl 1-7 encodes:
- the murU gene encoding N-acetylmuramate alpha-1-phosphate uridylyltransferase MurU, giving the protein MILAAGRGERMRPLTDTTPKPLLKVGDKELIVWHIEKLAKNGFKEIVINIAHLGQQIPEALGNGERWGVKLYYSDEQTSGALETAGGIKKALSFLGDKPFLVVNGDVFCDYEFDPAFALQDKLAHLVLVPNPPHNEKGDFGLENSLVLNHSSELWTFSGIAYYNPVIFNNVKLEKSPLAPLLRQLIDKGEVSGEVFEGLFKDIGTPQRLKEINEILTTP; this is encoded by the coding sequence ATGATACTTGCAGCCGGACGCGGAGAAAGAATGCGTCCACTCACAGATACTACTCCTAAACCCTTACTAAAAGTGGGGGACAAGGAACTCATTGTCTGGCATATAGAAAAGTTGGCAAAAAACGGTTTTAAAGAGATCGTGATCAATATCGCCCATCTCGGGCAGCAAATACCAGAAGCTTTAGGTAACGGAGAGCGTTGGGGAGTCAAACTCTACTACTCTGACGAGCAAACAAGCGGTGCACTTGAAACTGCAGGGGGGATCAAAAAAGCGCTCTCTTTTTTAGGAGATAAGCCTTTTTTGGTGGTAAACGGCGACGTGTTTTGCGACTATGAGTTTGATCCTGCGTTTGCTCTGCAAGATAAACTTGCCCATCTTGTTTTAGTACCAAATCCACCGCACAATGAAAAAGGTGATTTTGGCTTAGAGAACTCTTTAGTCTTAAACCACTCAAGTGAGTTGTGGACATTTTCAGGTATAGCTTACTATAATCCTGTGATATTTAATAACGTTAAACTAGAAAAATCACCACTTGCACCGCTGCTGCGTCAACTTATAGACAAAGGTGAGGTAAGCGGAGAGGTTTTTGAGGGACTATTTAAAGATATCGGGACACCCCAAAGATTGAAAGAGATAAATGAAATACTTACTACTCCTTAG
- a CDS encoding deoxycytidylate deaminase: MISDQSFINIAVEIANASKCVSKQVGAVIVKDGRILSTGYNGTPAGYINCCEHWENEYTSDHHEWSKTYEIHAEMNAIIWAARKGISIEGATIYVTLEPCSECSKNLIASGIKRIVYLKPYEHTHSEVISKFIRDNGVSIERLAVEE; encoded by the coding sequence ATGATAAGCGATCAAAGTTTTATAAATATTGCAGTAGAGATAGCAAATGCTTCAAAGTGTGTTTCAAAACAGGTAGGAGCAGTGATTGTAAAAGACGGCAGGATTTTAAGTACGGGTTATAACGGTACACCTGCCGGATATATCAACTGTTGTGAACACTGGGAAAATGAATATACTTCCGATCATCATGAATGGAGTAAAACTTACGAGATCCATGCTGAGATGAATGCAATCATCTGGGCAGCTCGAAAAGGGATCTCTATTGAGGGTGCTACTATCTATGTAACGCTTGAACCGTGTAGCGAATGTAGTAAAAACCTTATAGCTTCGGGAATAAAACGTATAGTTTATTTAAAACCTTATGAGCATACGCACTCAGAAGTTATCTCTAAATTTATAAGAGATAACGGAGTGAGTATAGAGAGGTTAGCAGTAGAGGAGTAG
- a CDS encoding GAF domain-containing protein, translating to MKYVNRSQKLAEFAKELLDKKSLEQGIPHIAKYVKEVVGAERCSIFIYNAAKNELWTTLADGIEKIIIPSNKGIVGYTIKVKKPVITNDAYAHPEFLTEIDEQTGYKTNNIVTAPIFNSQRDIIGVLELLNKADDFDNEDVRFMIFFAHYVSGFIELLNTYKDEEVDE from the coding sequence ATGAAGTATGTAAATAGATCACAAAAATTGGCTGAGTTTGCAAAAGAGCTGTTAGATAAAAAATCGTTAGAGCAAGGGATTCCCCATATTGCAAAATATGTAAAAGAGGTAGTAGGAGCTGAAAGATGCTCTATTTTTATCTACAATGCCGCAAAAAACGAGTTATGGACAACACTTGCCGATGGAATCGAGAAAATCATTATCCCCTCAAACAAAGGGATAGTAGGCTACACGATCAAGGTTAAAAAACCTGTCATTACAAACGATGCTTATGCTCATCCGGAATTTTTAACAGAGATAGATGAACAAACAGGATATAAAACAAACAATATTGTTACAGCACCCATTTTTAACTCACAAAGAGATATTATCGGTGTTTTGGAGCTGTTAAACAAAGCGGATGATTTTGACAATGAGGATGTTCGTTTTATGATCTTTTTTGCACACTATGTCAGTGGTTTTATCGAGTTATTAAATACATACAAAGATGAGGAAGTTGATGAATAA
- a CDS encoding anhydro-N-acetylmuramic acid kinase, with protein sequence MAKYIGVMSGTSLDGIDIVLCEIDNSCCTLLHANEYPYHSALKQEVLQMIEEHTTLKKIGELDVKLGDMFASNINAFITQYQIDTNEVTAIGLHGQTLWHEPNSKHPFSMQLGSASVVAAKTNIDVVNDFRSKDVANGGQGAPFAPAFHQFVFDRLYKNIAVVNIGGMANITLLGDRYLGWDSGCGNVLLDHWIFTTQGKNYDQNGSFAKSGSVNAELLAKMLNDPYFAKKAPKSTGREYFNPTWLKKQRQDFQELSDADIQATLTELTAQTIVQDLKDVEEIIICGGGAKNSYLCERIAQLSRIPVKTTNEYGIDSDFLEAMIFAWLAYKRINKETVQLKEITGAKKDSILGALTCR encoded by the coding sequence ATGGCTAAATATATAGGGGTAATGAGTGGTACAAGTCTGGATGGGATCGATATAGTACTGTGTGAAATTGATAATTCATGCTGTACACTGCTTCATGCAAATGAATACCCTTACCACAGTGCACTCAAACAAGAGGTACTCCAAATGATAGAGGAGCACACTACACTCAAAAAGATTGGTGAACTCGATGTAAAACTGGGAGATATGTTTGCCTCAAATATCAATGCTTTCATCACGCAATACCAAATAGATACGAATGAGGTGACGGCGATTGGTCTACACGGACAAACGCTTTGGCATGAACCAAACTCTAAACACCCTTTTTCGATGCAATTAGGTTCTGCTAGCGTTGTAGCAGCCAAAACAAACATAGATGTCGTAAACGACTTCCGCTCAAAAGATGTTGCTAACGGTGGACAAGGTGCTCCGTTTGCTCCCGCTTTTCATCAATTTGTTTTTGACAGACTCTATAAAAATATAGCCGTTGTAAATATCGGAGGGATGGCAAACATCACCCTCTTAGGGGATCGTTATCTCGGCTGGGATTCAGGATGCGGCAATGTACTTCTTGATCACTGGATCTTCACAACTCAAGGGAAAAACTACGATCAAAACGGCTCTTTTGCAAAAAGCGGCAGTGTAAATGCAGAACTTTTAGCAAAGATGTTAAACGATCCCTATTTTGCAAAAAAAGCACCAAAAAGCACGGGCAGGGAATATTTCAACCCTACATGGCTAAAAAAACAACGACAAGATTTTCAAGAGCTCAGCGATGCCGATATCCAAGCTACTCTTACAGAACTCACCGCACAAACAATTGTACAAGATCTAAAAGATGTCGAAGAGATTATCATTTGCGGCGGTGGTGCAAAAAACAGCTACCTTTGCGAGCGCATTGCACAACTAAGCCGCATACCTGTTAAAACTACCAATGAATATGGAATCGACAGTGATTTTTTAGAAGCGATGATTTTTGCCTGGCTCGCTTATAAGAGAATAAATAAAGAAACGGTACAATTAAAAGAGATAACAGGAGCGAAAAAAGACTCCATTTTAGGTGCTTTAACATGCAGATAG
- the arsC gene encoding arsenate reductase (glutaredoxin) (This arsenate reductase requires both glutathione and glutaredoxin to convert arsenate to arsenite, after which the efflux transporter formed by ArsA and ArsB can extrude the arsenite from the cell, providing resistance.), producing MEKITIWHNPRCSKSRQALSLVEENGCEKEIVKYLEETPTKDEIKNVLSMLGVSAREMMRTKEDIYKELDLKNENDEEKLIDAMVANPKLIERPIVIKNGKAVIARPPEKALELLS from the coding sequence ATGGAAAAAATAACAATTTGGCACAACCCTCGATGCTCTAAGTCTCGTCAGGCACTTTCACTTGTAGAGGAAAACGGATGTGAAAAAGAGATTGTAAAATATTTAGAAGAGACACCGACAAAAGATGAGATCAAAAATGTACTCTCTATGCTTGGGGTCTCAGCAAGAGAGATGATGCGTACAAAAGAGGATATCTACAAAGAATTAGATCTAAAAAATGAAAATGATGAAGAGAAACTGATCGATGCCATGGTTGCAAATCCAAAGCTAATTGAGCGCCCGATTGTGATAAAAAATGGCAAAGCCGTAATCGCAAGACCGCCAGAAAAAGCACTTGAACTTCTTTCATAA
- a CDS encoding GAF domain-containing protein, with translation MNKFNEIAEFGKELVKVENIDDSLELIAKEAKEIVNADRCSIFIVDEKENILWTKLSDGIGGRIVLSLTSGIVGDTYAQQEAQLVNNPYEDPRFLPNIDKKSGYTTKNMITIPIFNSKREIMGIMQLLNKSRFDFDENDLEVLTFFANYISGTLELVLLSEK, from the coding sequence ATGAATAAGTTTAATGAAATAGCGGAGTTTGGAAAAGAGTTAGTCAAAGTAGAAAATATCGATGACAGTTTAGAACTTATCGCCAAAGAGGCAAAAGAGATAGTAAATGCTGATCGTTGTTCTATCTTTATCGTGGATGAAAAAGAAAATATTTTATGGACAAAACTCAGTGACGGTATCGGCGGGCGTATAGTACTCTCTTTAACCTCGGGGATAGTGGGTGATACTTATGCGCAGCAAGAGGCACAACTCGTCAATAATCCTTATGAAGACCCTAGATTTTTACCGAATATCGATAAAAAGAGCGGTTATACTACGAAAAACATGATCACTATCCCTATTTTTAATTCAAAAAGAGAGATTATGGGAATCATGCAGCTGCTAAATAAAAGTCGTTTCGATTTTGATGAAAACGATTTGGAAGTACTTACATTCTTTGCAAACTATATTAGCGGTACTTTAGAACTCGTTTTACTTTCTGAGAAGTAG
- a CDS encoding aminoglycoside phosphotransferase family protein, giving the protein MQIEQFLQTTPYKDFKLEVASADASFRSYYRLSKDDESYILMDASLEKESLHPFLLVTKKLSDVDVKAPKIFHQNLEHGYLVLEDFGDTNLLDLLNEENFETLYKKALDEIIKMQNADTQKLPLYDKEFLHFEMDLMQEWYLERKLALTLTEVEKKMLKQTLESISEVVLLQPQNCFVHRDFHSRNIMVKPDGSLGIIDYQDGMSGAITYDLVSLLKDCYISFERGKIEELVLYFRNRLGLDIDDEVFLKWFDFMGLQRHIKVLGIFSRLHLRDNKDGYLKDIPLTLSYVIDTASRYDETKELAAFLKGFA; this is encoded by the coding sequence ATGCAGATAGAACAATTTTTACAAACTACTCCATATAAAGATTTTAAACTCGAAGTAGCCTCGGCTGATGCGAGTTTTCGAAGCTATTACCGTTTAAGTAAGGATGATGAGAGTTATATCTTGATGGATGCTTCGCTTGAGAAAGAATCGCTGCACCCTTTTTTACTGGTAACGAAAAAACTTTCAGATGTAGATGTCAAAGCCCCGAAAATTTTTCACCAAAATTTGGAACATGGATACTTGGTACTTGAAGATTTTGGAGATACCAATCTTTTAGATCTTCTAAATGAAGAAAACTTTGAAACACTCTATAAAAAAGCACTCGATGAGATCATAAAGATGCAAAATGCAGATACTCAAAAGCTCCCACTTTACGATAAAGAGTTTTTACATTTTGAGATGGATCTGATGCAGGAGTGGTACTTAGAGAGAAAACTCGCCCTGACACTTACAGAAGTTGAAAAAAAGATGCTAAAACAAACCCTTGAGAGTATCTCTGAAGTGGTACTTTTACAACCGCAAAACTGTTTTGTACATCGTGACTTTCACTCACGTAACATAATGGTAAAACCTGATGGTTCTCTTGGTATTATCGACTACCAAGACGGGATGAGCGGTGCTATCACTTACGATCTCGTTTCACTTTTAAAAGATTGCTATATCTCTTTTGAGCGTGGGAAGATTGAAGAGTTAGTACTCTATTTCCGCAATCGACTCGGGTTGGATATTGATGATGAAGTGTTTTTGAAATGGTTTGATTTTATGGGCTTGCAGCGCCATATCAAAGTGCTTGGAATATTTTCACGCCTACATCTTCGTGACAACAAAGACGGCTATTTAAAAGATATCCCGCTTACCCTCTCTTATGTGATCGACACCGCTTCAAGATATGACGAGACCAAAGAGTTAGCTGCATTTTTAAAAGGTTTTGCGTGA
- a CDS encoding lytic murein transglycosylase gives MKYLLLLSIFATTTLFAKHYTNCTFQNEHHSDICKQVVKHGVSYDYANRFLLSYFKTQKFDEISWKYLKPKYIKYHKQNEKKANNVLISYVPKMVENLKKHQEAYHYAEAKYGVNKEIIAAILLKETKLGKIQPTHDAFIVFNTIVTRLPNPKTPREKWLLKMGKTNMAKIIEYCYKDGIQPEKCNLPSSYAGAVGIPQFMPNSFIYAQSYKNGIPDLTDMDDAIVSVAKFLHKKAGFDTLIDWNKMKDVPTIEQEWYQYEFDYKNTSFVYEKNTKTGEPYKCFTKNKPKLEYLKGYMKKVMRYNNSSNYAIGVIRLAHDAALLLRK, from the coding sequence ATGAAATACTTACTACTCCTTAGCATTTTTGCGACAACAACGCTTTTTGCAAAGCACTATACAAACTGTACGTTTCAAAACGAACACCATAGTGATATTTGTAAACAAGTTGTAAAACACGGGGTAAGTTACGACTATGCAAACAGATTTCTACTCTCCTACTTTAAAACACAAAAGTTTGATGAGATTAGCTGGAAATATCTCAAGCCAAAGTACATAAAGTACCATAAACAAAATGAGAAAAAAGCAAACAACGTCCTTATATCTTATGTTCCAAAAATGGTTGAAAATCTTAAAAAACATCAAGAAGCTTATCACTATGCAGAGGCAAAGTACGGGGTAAACAAAGAGATAATTGCCGCTATTTTACTCAAAGAGACAAAGCTGGGTAAAATCCAACCCACTCACGATGCCTTCATTGTTTTTAATACCATAGTTACACGTCTGCCAAACCCAAAAACTCCCCGTGAAAAATGGCTGCTGAAAATGGGAAAAACAAATATGGCAAAGATTATAGAGTATTGCTATAAGGATGGCATACAACCTGAGAAGTGTAACCTGCCAAGCTCTTATGCAGGGGCTGTGGGAATCCCTCAGTTTATGCCAAACAGTTTTATCTATGCCCAGTCATATAAAAACGGTATCCCCGATCTAACGGATATGGATGATGCTATTGTTTCAGTTGCAAAATTTTTGCATAAAAAAGCGGGATTTGATACTCTTATCGACTGGAACAAGATGAAAGATGTTCCAACGATCGAGCAAGAGTGGTATCAGTATGAGTTTGATTATAAGAACACTTCGTTTGTATATGAGAAAAACACTAAAACAGGTGAACCTTACAAATGTTTTACGAAGAATAAACCGAAGCTTGAATACCTCAAAGGGTACATGAAAAAAGTTATGCGCTATAACAACTCATCAAACTATGCAATCGGTGTGATCCGACTTGCACACGATGCGGCTCTACTTCTCAGAAAGTAA
- a CDS encoding NAD(P)-binding domain-containing protein — MDKIYNLAIVGAGPAGIATAVESYLQGVRDIVLLEKDINHNSTIRKYYKDNKRVDVEWKGQKVELDGNIYFIDGTKESTLDFFDEILDNHSVELQTQVEVQSIKKEDEYFEVFMAGSSIKAKYVVVTIGRMGKPNKPSYKIPPSIRKKVNYTTDECSENEKVLVVGGGDSAVEYAVDLSAKNDVTICYRRETFRRANPTNQRDISNAIMHKEVNPLLGIDIDGLEDEDGKVKVIFNDDTTEVFDRVIYAIGGTTPSAFLSSSGIKEEDGKPVHNDYYETNIEGLFVAGDITQESGGSIALGLNHGYAIACHIQNREC, encoded by the coding sequence ATGGATAAAATCTACAATTTAGCGATAGTGGGAGCGGGACCTGCTGGGATCGCCACTGCCGTTGAAAGTTACCTACAAGGGGTTCGTGATATCGTTTTACTTGAGAAAGATATCAACCACAACTCTACCATTAGAAAATACTACAAAGATAACAAACGTGTCGATGTTGAATGGAAAGGACAGAAAGTTGAACTTGACGGAAACATCTACTTTATCGACGGTACAAAAGAATCTACTTTAGACTTCTTTGATGAGATCCTAGATAACCATTCAGTTGAACTTCAAACTCAGGTAGAGGTACAGTCTATCAAAAAAGAGGATGAGTACTTTGAAGTGTTTATGGCCGGAAGCAGCATCAAAGCAAAGTATGTAGTAGTAACTATCGGGCGTATGGGAAAACCAAACAAGCCCTCTTACAAGATCCCTCCTAGTATTAGAAAAAAAGTCAACTATACGACAGACGAGTGTAGTGAAAATGAAAAGGTCTTAGTTGTCGGCGGTGGAGACAGTGCCGTTGAGTATGCAGTTGATCTAAGTGCTAAAAACGACGTTACGATCTGCTATAGACGTGAAACTTTCAGACGTGCGAACCCTACAAACCAAAGAGATATCTCAAATGCAATCATGCACAAAGAGGTAAATCCGCTTTTAGGCATTGACATTGACGGGCTTGAAGATGAGGACGGGAAAGTAAAAGTAATTTTCAATGATGATACAACAGAGGTATTTGACAGGGTGATTTATGCTATCGGCGGCACGACACCGAGTGCATTTCTCTCTAGTTCAGGGATCAAAGAGGAAGATGGAAAGCCTGTCCACAACGATTACTACGAGACAAATATAGAGGGTCTTTTTGTTGCGGGTGACATCACTCAAGAGAGCGGCGGAAGTATCGCTTTAGGGCTTAATCACGGCTATGCGATCGCTTGCCACATACAAAACAGAGAGTGCTAA